Below is a window of Larus michahellis unplaced genomic scaffold, bLarMic1.1 SCAFFOLD_54, whole genome shotgun sequence DNA.
tccctgacccccaccccccccggcctttTACCCAATTTTCTCCTCTCCCAGGTGGTCTGGAGGTACCTGCTGAACGTCTTCCCGGCCGGACTGTCGGGGCAGGAGCGTCTGGCTCATCTGCGGCGCAAGGCGGGCGAGTACGCAGCGTTGAAGGCTCTTCTGGCCGCCCGGGCGGCCCCGGCCGAGCTGGCTCTGGTGGGGGCCGCCGTCCGCAAGGACGTGGTGCGCACCGACCGGGGACACCCCTATTTCGGCGGCCCCGAAGACGGGCACCCCCACCTGGCCGCCCTGCAGGCGTTGCTCACCACCTTCGCCCTGGGCCACCCGCGCCTCTCCTACTGCCAGGGCATGTCGGACGTGGCCGCCCCGCTGCTGGCCGTGCTGGACGACGAGGCCCAGGCCTTCCTCTGCTTCTGCGCCCTCATGCGACGCCTCGGTCCCCGCTTCCGACCTGGCGGCCGGGGCCTGGCCCGTGCCTTCGCCCACCTCCGGCGTCTCCTGCGCCGTGCCGACCCCCCTTTTTGGGCTTTTCTGGCCGCCCGCGGCGCCCATGACCTGCTCTTCTGCTAccgctggctgctgctggagctcaaGAGGGAGTTTGCCTTCGAGGACGCTCTGCGGGTGCTGGAGATCACCTGGAGctcgctgccccccgccccgccgccccccccagaCGGCGTCCCCCTCCTGGGTGCTCCCCTGGGGCCTCGACGGGCCCAACGAGGGCTACGAGAGCGGCGTGGGCTGCGGCCACGGCCCCCACGGCGACGGCGAcggcggcaggaggaggtggctggtggTCAAGGCAGCCACGAGGCCTGTGGGGATGGCCAGGATGGTCACAGGAGCTCCAGCGACATCCAAGATGGTTCCAAAGCCTCCACCGACATCACGGAGGTTGCCGCAAGCTCCGGCGACGACCAAGAGAAACCAAAGAGCTCCAGTGATGTCCAAGAGGGTCCTGAGAGCTCCAGGAACTTCCAGGAGAGTCCCAGGAGCTTTGGGGATGACCAGGAGGATCTTAAGAGCTCTGGCAACATCCAAGGTGGCTCCAAGAGCTCTGGGGGTGACCGAGAGAAGCCTGAGGTCTTCAGGGATGTCCAACGTAGTCCTGACGGCTCCCAGAATGACCAAAAAGATCCAAAGATCTCCTGGGATGTCCACAGTGGTGCCAAGGTCCCTGGGGATGGCCAGGGTGGCCTTAAGGTCTCTGGGGACGCCCAAGGTAGTGCTAAGGTCCCCAAAGTCTCCAGTGATGGTGGCCGACACCCTGATGGCCCCGAGGATGTTGGAGAAGACCCCGATGTCTCTAAGGGGGTTGACCAAGACCTTGGTGTTCCCAGGAAGGTCAACGAAGGCGACAATGCTCTCAAGAAGATCAGCGAACAACCAAACGTCTCCAAGGTGGTTTGTGGAGACCCTGATGTCTCCGAGAAGGCTGGCAAAGATCCCAGTGTCAGTGCTGACCCCCACGTCTCCAGGAAGATTTGCAAAGGTCACAATATCTCCAAGAAGGTACGCGGAGACCTGAACACCCTGGAAAAGGTCGGCGATAACCACAGCGGTTCCAAGAAGATTGGTGGAGATCCCTGCAAGCCCAAAGAGATTGGCAAAGACCCCAAAGAGGTCAGTGAAGACCCCAAGGCCCCCAAAGAGATGAGTGATGTCCTCAAAGAAGTTGgtgacacccccagctcccccagagAGGTTGGTGAAGACCCCGAAGAGGTATGTGACGACCCCAGTGTGGGCAGGGAGGCCGCTGACGCCACCGAGGACCCCTGGGGGGGTGGTTGGGCCTGGGAGGACTCGTGCTCctcttcgtcctcctcctcctcctcctcctcatcctcggAGGAGGAGTTGGGTCTGGAGGATGACGgggcgccgctgccgccgccggaggagctggggcaggggaaccccttcctcctcttcctctgcctggccatgctgctggAGCAGCGGGAGGCCGTCATGGCACGGGCCGGGGACTACAACGAGGTGGCCATGCACTTCGACCGCCTGGTGCGGCGTCACCACCTGCCCCGCGTCCTGCGCCGCGCCAAGGGGCTCTTCGCCCGCTacctggagggctgggggggggcacccccgggGGGACCCACCACAGGctagggatgctggggggggctgggggtggcccaGGGGCCGTGCGGGGATGTGGGGGACAATGTGGGGACCCCATGGACACCACATGGGGACCTGTAGGTCCTCTTTGGGGACCCCTAGGCCACCACGGGGAGCTGTAGGTCAACAGGGAGACATGTGAGGCAGTGTGGCGACCCCATAGATCCCATGTGGGGACCTGTAGGTCCTCTTTGGGGACTCCTAGGCCACCATGGGAAGCCCTAAGTCAATGCTGGGGACCTGTAGGTCCTCTTTGGAGACCCCTAGGCCACCACAGGAAGACCTAGGTCAACATGGAGACCCATAGGACAATGTAGGGACCCCATAGACACCATGTGGGGACCAGTAGGTCCCCTTTGGAGACCCCTAGGCCACCACAGGAAGACCTAGGTCAACGTGGAGACCCACAGGACAATGTAGGGACCCCATAGACACCATGTGGGGACCAGTAGGTCCCCTTTGGAGACCCCTAGAGCACCATGGGGAGCCCTAGATCAACATGGGGGTGTGTGGGACAGCATGGGGACCCTGTAGACATCCCCAGGGACACATAGGTCCTCTCTGGGGACCTGTTGACCACCATGGGGACCCCTAGGTCAATGTGGGGACCTGTAGGGCACCATGGGGACTGTAGGTCCTCTTTGGGGACACAGAGGCCAACGTGGGGATCTATAGGGCACTGTAGAGACCCCACAGACACCGCATGGGGACCCATAGGTCCCTTCTGGGGACTCGTAGAACAGCACAGGGACCCCATAAGTGTCCTGTAGGTCACCATGGGGACCTATAGGCCAACACAGGGGCTCCAGAGACACCCCTGGGGACCTATAGGTCAACACGGGGGCTCTGGAGACACCGCTGGGGACCTATAGGTCGACTTAGGGACCCCATAGATCCCCCTTGGGGACCGCTTAGACCCCTGTAGGCGTCCCGATATAGACCAGTATGAACCACTACAATGTCCCAGCTGGGAACTCCTGGATCTACGTTGTCTTGGGccagaccagtatggaccagGAAGGGTCTGGGGGCCCAACTGGGAGCCCCACGTATGCATCGCCTTGGGTCGGAGCAGGATGGACCAGTACAGCATCCCAACTGGGACTGCCGCCTTGACACGGCCTTCAGCCATCCCAGTGCGGAGCAGGATGGACCAGTACAGCAGCCCAACTGGGAGCTCTTCACCCGCGTGGCCTTGCCtctcccagtatggaccagcatgCACCAGTACAGCATCTTGCCCGGGATCTCTTCACCCGCGTGGCCTTGCGTCCTCCCAGTACGGACCAGTATAGCATCTCACCCAGGATCTCTTCACCCGCGTGGCCTTGTgtgctcccagtatggaccagtatggaccagtaaaGCATCTCGCCCGGGATCTCTTCACCCGCGTGGCCTTGCGTCCTCCCAGCATGGACCGGTAGGGCGCCCCGACTGGGATCTTAATGCACAGATGGGTTCTCCCAGTACGGACCACTGCGACCCAGttcctgcccgccccccccccgccatcctggGTGCCTTCTCACCCTCCTCCTTATTTATtgcccccctcccttccccccccccgggggggacccaggtgtccggggatCTGTGAGGTGCCGAAGACGCGAATAAACCTGACGCCCGTGATTCTCGTTTGGGGGCTCCCCGTGTGGACTGGGAAGGGATGTGGGGGGGTCTGGTTTGGACTGGGGAAGGGAAACGGGGCTCCCAGCGTGAACCGAGGGTCTCCCAGTTCGGACTGGGGAAGGGTAAGGGGTGTCCCAGTCCGTACTGGGAAGGGATAGAGGCTCCCGCTATGGGCTGGGAAGGGGCCGGGGTCTCCCGGTGCAGACTGGGAAGGGATTGCAGTTCCCAGTCTGCGTGAGggaggggctgcgggctctcgGTATGAACTGGGGAGCTCCCAGTATGGACTGGGAAGGGGCTGCGCTCTCCATTGCGGCGGGGGAATGGGAggtgcccggacgcctgggtccccagCTTGTCCAGGGGCGGGAGAGGCCAGTACTGGGATCTTCCCAGTAACCCCAGTTTTAGTCCCGTTGCTGCCTGCAttggctggggctgctcccagttcccccagtccccttccagttcctcccagttcccccccggTGCCTCCCGTTTCTTCCCGGCGTGCCCAGTTTCAGCCCCGTCGCTGCCTGTGTTTGCAGAGAGGCTGCTCCCAGTCTGTCCCcggtccctcccggctcccctccgtcctccccagtccctcccagttaccccagttccccttcccagttcctcccagccCGGAGGTGACGTCCCCGCCACCGCAGGGCCCTGGGTGCTTCCGGGCGGAAGAGGCCCTTGCGAGGCACCCAGGCGTtcgggggggggacccaggcgtttggaggggggacccaggcgttggGGGGATGAGCCGGGGGAGTCGCGGGGGGGGCGCCCCGGGGGGCGACAACGTCCCCtcggagctgctgcagcagcaggaaaacctgcggCTCTTCGAGCTCCTGGGCCGGAAATGTGtggtgaggggccggggcgggggcgcctggggggcggggggcgatgggggggtcATGGGAGGCTggaggggttgtggggggggagctgggggtcctgggtggccctgagggggatttggggggggccATCAGGGGcctggagggggctggtgggggggaactgggggtccTCGGGGAGCCctgagggggatttggggggggggggcggcgcttCTGCTCCTTGGGGTGCTAATGGGGGTCTGGAGgagtctcgggggggggggggtgtcccatgaGGGCCTGGAGGGGCCCCgagggggatctggggggggcacttgtgggcCTGGGGAGGCTACTGGGGGTCTGGAGGGGTCGTGGGGGGGTCCCAtgagggcctggggggggggccctgaggggtattcggggtgggggggggcactgggggctcctgggggtccGTCgagtggtttggggggggggggtgtgtctgtgggggtgtctggggggccGGTGCCCACGGTGTCCCCGCAGACGCTGGCGACGGCGGTGGCGCAGCTGGTGGTGGCGGAGCCGGGGGGGCCCTGGGCCAAGAGGGGCTGCGGCGTCGCCTGCCTGGTGCGGGACAGCCCCCGCCGCTCCTACTTCATCCGCCTCTACGGGCTGGGCGTgagtgcggggccgggggggcggtcCCCGGGGGTCCCGGAGGTCAGGGAGTCCCCGGGGGTCCTGgggttggggggtccctgggggtcggGGGGTCCCTGGGAGTCAGGGGGGCTCGGGGGGTCTATGGGAGTCCTGGAgtcaggggggtccctgggggtcggggggtccctgggggtcagggggtcccggggaggtccctgggggcctctggaggtccctgAGGGTGCCTCGGTGTTGGGGGttccctgggggtcctggggttggggggggggggtttgggggtcaggAGGGGTCCTGAGGGGATGTCTCTTGGGGtcagggggtccccgggggtccctgcGGGTCGGGGGGGCCCCTatatgtgtgtgtcccccccccaggccggCTGCCTgtggtgggagcaggagctgcaggggggGATGGGCTACGCCGCCCCCACCCCCTTCTTCCACACCTTCGCCTGCCACGTGAGTGGGCGGGGCCAGGGGGGGCGGGGCcacgggagggggcggggccacggaGGGGGTGTGTATATCTCGGTCTGTGGGCGTGGCttaagggcggtgggcggggttGGGGGGTGCGGGAGGGGGCTAAGGGCGTTGGGGCGGGGCTGAGAGCATGTGGGCGGGGTTGGGGCATGTGGGAGGAGATAAGGGGGCGGGGCTGGCGGCAGGTGGGCGGGGCCGGCTACCCGTGGGCGTGTCCCTCGGGGAGCCGGCCCCCTGATTGGCTGCGCAGGAGGGCTGGGCGGGGCTGAACTTCGCGGACGAGGGGGAGGCGGCCGCCTTCGAGGGGCGCGTGCAGGAGCGGCTGCGCCGGCGCCAGCAAAGGGCGGGTGAGAGCGCAGCCCCCACAATGCACCGGGGCGGCCCCAACGGCGCCCACAATGCACCGGGGCGGCCCCCCACAACCACCCACAATGCACCGGGGCTGCCCTAAAACCACCCACAATGCACCGGGGCGGCCCCGACGGCACCCACAATGCACCGGGGTGGGCCCCCCGgtgacccccggccccccccgctcaccccctctcccttctccccccccagaGAAGCGTCAgctcccgcccccgccgccccccggcgaTGGTGAGTCCCCCCCGGCCTGGGGGCTTCAGGGGAGGGTTGACagggggcagagccggggggacacaaggggacacTGACACCCCCTGTCGTCCCCCCACAGAGCGCCGTGGGAGCCTGTCCCGGACCCCCACGGCCACCACCGATGGCAGCAGTGAgtgcctgccccatagcggggtcCCGCAGCCCCATAGCGGGGTCCCACTGCCCCACAGAGATGTTCTCACCTGGGTCTtgcccctcacagcccccccgcTGCCAGCCGTGCCCATCGCCAACCCTGACATCACGGCATCCCGCTACcgggggctgcccagccccacgggacccgCTGCGGGACCCACGGCGGGACCCACAGCGAGCCCCACCACCGGGGAGCAGAAGAAAGGCCGCAAGAAGATCTCCAAAGCTGACATTGGGGCCCCCTCCGGCTTCaagtgggtctggggggggggggatgtgtggggcggAAGGGACTCTGCCGTACGTCGGGGGGCACTTATGGGTCCAGCCGTGGGGCAAGAGACCCCTCACTGTCCTTTTTACCCCTCCAGGCATGTCGGTCACATCGGCTGGGACCCGAACAACGGCTTTGATGTAGGTGTctcctctgtgtgcgtgtgtccccccccgccgtgtccccccccgccccggctgtgGGGCGGTGACGCCGTGGGGGTGACGCCGTGGGGGTGCCGTGGCAGGTGGCGGCGCTGGACCCGGCGCTGCGGGCGCTCTTCGCCCAGGCCGGCATCAGCGAGGCGCAGTTAGCCGATGCCGAAACCTCCCGCCTCATCCACGACTTCATCCAGGgccagggggggctgcaggccgTGCGGGAGGAGATGCGCCGGCAGGGTgagccccccccacacacaccccggcccCTATAGACACCCCCCCGGCCCCTATAGGGGCCATacacacctccctccccccctcccagccccgcctGGGCATTATGGCATCCATATGCCCGCCCCCGGCAAAGACTTCTAGGGGCCTCTGCACCCCTCAGTTATAGGGTCTATACGATCCCCCCCCCATATAGGatccatgtgccccccccccccattatagGATCTATGTGACCCCCCACGATACGGTCCACGGACGCCATGTTATTGCAGGGTACATACAGCGCCCCCCCCCGGATCATTACAGGGTCCATACATTCCCCTCCCCAGTATAGGGGCCATACAGGCCCCCGACGGTCCCCCCAGATCCATACAGCCCCCCCATTACAGGCTCCATacattgcccccccccccaccccgggcactCATTAAAGCACTAATTAATTAccgtctctcttcccccccccccccccaacaggtccccctcccccgccgggccgggggagcaccccgcccccccctccccccgccggccccccccgcggCCGCTCGGGGCCGCTGCCGCCACCCCCCCCTCAAGggggccccccgccccccccccgcgccggaccccccgcgccggccccgcccacgcgccccgcggccccgccccctccccgcggacCCCCCCTCCCGGgaggcgccgccgccccgccgccgccccccccgccccccccaccccccccaccctccggaggcggcccccccgcgccccccgcgccccccccggcccggggggctcTGCTGGACCAGATCCGCCAGGGCGTGACCCTCAACAAGGTCAGTGGGGGGGGGGCGtcattgcggggggggggcggtccatGATCTGGGGGAGCTGGTTGGGGGGGTCCCTCGTGATcctctggggcgggggggtgtcccatgaTCCTCTGGGGCTGGTAAGGGGGGGGGCTCAGCATCATCTGGGGGgcggttttggggtgggggggggtcccatggtcctctggggctgggggggcggggggccagCATCCTCTGCGGGGGTCCCCCCTAAtcctttggggtgggggggtcccatgaTCCTCTGCTGtgactgcgggggggggggtgggggtcgtGATCcccactggggggggggcagccctgacctccctctccattcctcccccccagacccccgaGACccccgagggcggcggcggcagccccatGGCGGGGGGCCTGGTGGGGGCCCTGATGGACGTCATGCAGAAGCGCAGCCGCGTCATCCACTCCTCGggtgagcccccccccgcccccgcgacccccccacggctcggggggggggcaccccgcgccccctcccttcccccgagcatcccccctgagcccccccctctttttccctcagACGAGGGCGAGGAaggcgaggaggaggacgaggacgacGAATGGGACGACTGAGCTTCCCCCGCCAtttgccccccaaccccccacaTTTGCCCCCTATTTGCCCCCCattccccaccgccccccccccccagcaaacccCAAATAAAGGCCATGACACCCGTGACCGACCCAGCTGGTTAATTACCCCCGTTAACGATTAATGAGCCCTCAATGAGCCGCGCAGCCGCCCTGATGGGAGGAAGCCGGGAGGGTGAGGCGGGAGCGGCCCGTTCCCGGGGCCGGGACCGACGCGGGGGGATAGTCCCCGCCGGCTGAACGCGGTCGGATCCGTCGGAGCGGCGCGGAAATGGGTTAAAACCGGCGTTTTTCGGGGCGAAGGGCTCCCGCGCGGGGCCCGCCGGGAGTATGCAAATGAGGCGCCGCCACCGCCAATGGGAGCCGGGCGCGGGGGCGGAGACGGGAGTAGGTCCCGCCCCCTCCCACACGCGCTGCCTGTCGGGcggaagtggaaaaaaagaaaaaaaaaaaaaaggggaaaaagggaagaggaagaaagaaaaaaaaaaaaaaaaaaagcgaagcGGCAGAAAATGGCGGAAAATTTAAAAGgtgcgcgcggggcggggggggtgagaggccggcgagcggcggcgcGCGGCGCTTCCCGCCCTTTTCTGAGGGGGCGCGCGGCGACCGTTGGCGGCGCGAGGGCggtgggggaaagggggggggggattccGGGGTTGGAGGGTGTCGGTTCTGGGGGAGTTTTGGGGGCATctgggcgccgggggggggggtgtctcgggACCTCGTTGGGGAGTctgggctccggggggggggtgttcgGTGCTGAGGGGGGGTCTCGGTGCTGAGGGGAGCTTGGCCCGGCGGGAAAGCGGGGGGGTGTGTCTCGGttctgggggggtttgggtgcgggggggggtggtcttGGTGCTGGAGGGGGTGTCTGGGcgccggggggggtcggtgctgggggagttttgggggactctggatgctgggggggggggggggtgtctcggtgCCATGTGGGGTGTCTGggcaatggcgggggggggggagcgttCAGTTCTGAGGGGATCTCGGTGCTGGGGGGTTGTTTGGGTGATGGTGGGGCTTGGCCCTGAAGGAAAGGGGTGTCTGGGCGCTGGGGGTGGTGTTCagttccgggggggggggtggtggtggtgctgggggggttgtCTGGGTGCTGGAAGGGCGGGGGGTCTTGGTGCTGttggtgctgggggggttctTGGCTCTGGGGTGTCCAGCGTCCCCCGCCCTGGTAACGTTCCCCTttgtgtctcccccccccccccccccgcccccttccttcACAGGCTGCTCCGTCTGCTGCAAGTCATCGTGGGGGGGCCTGCGGGAGCTGTgccggctgcgggggctgcggtgCCGGGCGCTGGGGGTCACCCGCCGCAACCTGGGGGAGTTCGAGGTGGAATATCTCTGCGACTACAAGCGCGTGAGGGTGAGTGCGGGGGGGTCCagccctggaggggggggggtggggggtgggatggaCACAACACCAGGGGGGGGGTCCGGCCCCAGGGACGGGATGGACACGACACCTGAGCTcaggagtggggggacactgaggCCCTGGGCGCTGCcatcccccactgccctgggtgACAAATGGGGACCCTTTAACGTCGCCACGACCCCCTGGCTCAGGGGGGTCCCTCGCAGCCCCTGGACACCGGGGTCCCTTGTCAGCCTGAGTGTCCCCTTTAATGTCAAGGAGGGGTGTCCCTTGTCGCTTTAAGTGTCCCTTTTAATGTCCCTGGGTGCCCAGgacccccctcacagcccccaGACACCGGGGTCCTTTGTCACCCTGAGTGTCCCCTTTAGTGTCCCTGATTCCCTTCCCCCCGCCTCATGAGCCCCCCCAGGGACGCCGAGGTCCCCTGTCACCCTGAGCgtccccagctgcctgggctTCCCACGGAGCCCACGCCCGGGTGCTCCCCTGTCCCAAAGAGCCCCCCGAACAGCCCACGTCCGTGTCCCCCCCTACGTGTCTCCCTCTCCCCAACAGGACGAGGAGTTTTACCTGGTGAAGTGGCGGGGGTACCCCGAGGCCGCCAACACCTGGGAGCCCCGCAAGAACCTGCGGTGCCGGGGGCTGCTGAAGCAGCTGCACCAGGACCTGGCCCATGCCCCGGGGGGGCCGGTACGTCCCGGCCCCCGGGGACTGCCCGCCCGCGCCGCCTCCTACCTGGTGCAGAAAGCAGAGCAGCGCCGGGCCCTGCGGTGCTGGGAGCGGCTCCTCAACAGCACCCGCAGCCACCGGGGCCGCATCGTGGTGGAAAACGAGGTGGATTTGCACGGGCCCCCCCGGGACTTCGTTTACATCAACGAGTACAAAGTGGGGGCCGGCATCACCCTGACGCCGGTAGCGGTGGGCTGCGAGTGCCGCGACTGCttggcggaggcggcggggggctgctgcccggGCGCTTCCCACAACAAATTCGCCTACAACGAGTCGGGGCAGGTGCGGATCCGGGCTGGGCTGCCCATCTACGAGTGCAACTCCCGCTGCCGCTGCGGCGCCGACTGCCCCAACCGCGTGGTACAGAAGGGGATCCGCTACGACCTCTGCATCTTCCGCACGGGCAACGGCCGCGGATGGGGCGTCCGCACCCTCCAGCGCATTCGCAAGAACAGCTTCGTCATGGAGTACGTGGGAGAGGTGAGAGGGCGTGGTTTGGGTGCGGTGTGGGTGTGGCAGGGCTCCGCTCCACCTCCCTTTacaccctccccccgccccagatcATCACCTCCGAGGAGGCGGAGCGGCGGGGGCAGGTGTACGACCGGCAGGGAGCCACCTACCTCTTCGACCTGGACTACGTGGAGGACGTTTACACCGTGGACGCCGCCCACTACGGCAACATCTCCCACTTCGTCAACCACAGCGTGAGTgggtggggccggggcggggcccgggagggggcggggcctgctgCAGCTCCGCCCACGGTGGGGACAGCTGCCCAATGGGTTCAATCAtggtgggagggggcggggcctgctgCAGCTCCGCCCACCGCGGGAACAGCCCCCTCAACGGCGTCAATCAcggtgggagggggcggggcctgctaCAGCTCCGCCCACGGTGGGGACAGCTGCCCAATGGGTTCAATCAcggtgggagggggcggggcttgtccggggggcggggcttggtGCCGCTCCACCCATGTGGGAACTTCCCCCCCTTCTGAGGGAGCCTGGGGCGGGGCTTGCAGTAGCCCCGCCCATCACGGTGTGAGGGGCGGGGCTTTACCAGGGGGCGGGGCTTCCGTAGGGCACCACCCACTCAGGCAGCaccccctggctgctccctgcacAGGCTCGGGCAGTGTTTGCTGGGGACACGCCCCCGCCTCCGCGGCCACACCCagccacaccccaccccccctcattctccactccccccccctccagtgcgACCCCAACCTGCAGGTCTACAACGTCTTCATCGAGAACCTGGACGAGCGGCTGCCGCGCATCGCCCTCTTCGCCACCCGCCCCATCCGTGCCGGCGAGGAGCTCACCTTCGACTACAACATGCACGGTACCGACCCACGgcgcctcctcctgccccacggcgcctcCCTCCTGCCCTATAGCTGCCACACAGCCACCCCCCAGCCACTGTCCCTGCCCCTCAGTTGCCCCACAGTGCCTCAGCACCTCCTCCTGCCACACAGCCACCCCCCAACCGGTGTCCCTGCCCCTCAGCTGCCCCATGGCACCTCCTCCTGCCCTAtagctgccccacggccaccccacagagtctgtccctgccccacagggtctgtccctgccccatggcatctccccctgctcctcagctgccctgtggcacctCACCCTGACCCACAGCTACCCCACAACCAatgtccctgccccacggggtctatccctgccccacagcacatctTCCCCTCGCCACAC
It encodes the following:
- the TBC1D25 gene encoding TBC1 domain family member 25, coding for MAAAGGGASLEEECEVVRVRVKKSEGLLPPEFRSFAVDPQITSLDVLQHILARAFDLQGKKSFSVSFAARDPQGQETFVPLLSDGDLAAAFACARPTLCLRLDVRPPPESPLLEDWDIISPREVAAVEPLPERRSLLAAALPFTQALLAQVGRTLARAQAALSWPEGSPPSPLPPPSPFAPLSDADLRTYLGPGGRLLRPHDLRLHVYHGGVEPGLRKVVWRYLLNVFPAGLSGQERLAHLRRKAGEYAALKALLAARAAPAELALVGAAVRKDVVRTDRGHPYFGGPEDGHPHLAALQALLTTFALGHPRLSYCQGMSDVAAPLLAVLDDEAQAFLCFCALMRRLGPRFRPGGRGLARAFAHLRRLLRRADPPFWAFLAARGAHDLLFCYRWLLLELKREFAFEDALRVLEITWSSLPPAPPPPPDGVPLLGAPLGPRRAQRGLRERRGLRPRPPRRRRRRQEEVAGGQGSHEACGDGQDGHRSSSDIQDGSKASTDITEVAASSGDDQEKPKSSSDVQEGPESSRNFQESPRSFGDDQEDLKSSGNIQGGSKSSGGDREKPEVFRDVQRSPDGSQNDQKDPKISWDVHSGAKVPGDGQGGLKVSGDAQGSAKVPKVSSDGGRHPDGPEDVGEDPDVSKGVDQDLGVPRKVNEGDNALKKISEQPNVSKVVCGDPDVSEKAGKDPSVSADPHVSRKICKGHNISKKVRGDLNTLEKVGDNHSGSKKIGGDPCKPKEIGKDPKEVSEDPKAPKEMSDVLKEVGDTPSSPREVGEDPEEVCDDPSVGREAADATEDPWGGGWAWEDSCSSSSSSSSSSSSSEEELGLEDDGAPLPPPEELGQGNPFLLFLCLAMLLEQREAVMARAGDYNEVAMHFDRLVRRHHLPRVLRRAKGLFARYLEGWGGAPPGGPTTG
- the SUV39H1 gene encoding histone-lysine N-methyltransferase SUV39H1 isoform X1 — translated: MAENLKGCSVCCKSSWGGLRELCRLRGLRCRALGVTRRNLGEFEVEYLCDYKRVRDEEFYLVKWRGYPEAANTWEPRKNLRCRGLLKQLHQDLAHAPGGPVRPGPRGLPARAASYLVQKAEQRRALRCWERLLNSTRSHRGRIVVENEVDLHGPPRDFVYINEYKVGAGITLTPVAVGCECRDCLAEAAGGCCPGASHNKFAYNESGQVRIRAGLPIYECNSRCRCGADCPNRVVQKGIRYDLCIFRTGNGRGWGVRTLQRIRKNSFVMEYVGEVRGRGLGAVWVWQGSAPPPFTPSPRPRSSPPRRRSGGGRCTTGREPPTSSTWTTWRTFTPWTPPTTATSPTSSTTAATPTCRSTTSSSRTWTSGCRASPSSPPAPSVPARSSPSTTTCTWTQWMPRAPAWTPTSGWRRGAWGAPPGPGAASSASVGPPPAASTSSEPESAGCKHAC
- the SUV39H1 gene encoding histone-lysine N-methyltransferase SUV39H1 isoform X2, yielding MAENLKGCSVCCKSSWGGLRELCRLRGLRCRALGVTRRNLGEFEVEYLCDYKRVRDEEFYLVKWRGYPEAANTWEPRKNLRCRGLLKQLHQDLAHAPGGPVRPGPRGLPARAASYLVQKAEQRRALRCWERLLNSTRSHRGRIVVENEVDLHGPPRDFVYINEYKVGAGITLTPVAVGCECRDCLAEAAGGCCPGASHNKFAYNESGQVRIRAGLPIYECNSRCRCGADCPNRVVQKGIRYDLCIFRTGNGRGWGVRTLQRIRKNSFVMEYVGEIITSEEAERRGQVYDRQGATYLFDLDYVEDVYTVDAAHYGNISHFVNHSCDPNLQVYNVFIENLDERLPRIALFATRPIRAGEELTFDYNMHVDPVDAESTRMDSNFGLAAGGLGGSPRARGRIECKCGAAACRKYLF
- the WAS gene encoding actin nucleation-promoting factor WAS, which produces MGGARTPGSPACPGAGEASTGIFPVTPVLVPLLPALAGAAPSSPSPLPVPPSSPPVPPVSSRRAQFQPRRCLCLQRGCSQSVPGPSRLPSVLPSPSQLPQFPFPVPPSPEVTSPPPQGPGCFRAEEALARHPGVRGGDPGVWRGDPGVGGMSRGSRGGGAPGGDNVPSELLQQQENLRLFELLGRKCVTLATAVAQLVVAEPGGPWAKRGCGVACLVRDSPRRSYFIRLYGLGAGCLWWEQELQGGMGYAAPTPFFHTFACHEGWAGLNFADEGEAAAFEGRVQERLRRRQQRAEKRQLPPPPPPGDERRGSLSRTPTATTDGSTPPLPAVPIANPDITASRYRGLPSPTGPAAGPTAGPTASPTTGEQKKGRKKISKADIGAPSGFKHVGHIGWDPNNGFDVAALDPALRALFAQAGISEAQLADAETSRLIHDFIQGQGGLQAVREEMRRQGPPPPPGRGSTPPPPPPAGPPRGRSGPLPPPPPQGGPPPPPRAGPPAPAPPTRPAAPPPPRGPPLPGGAAAPPPPPPPPPPPPPSGGGPPAPPAPPPARGALLDQIRQGVTLNKTPETPEGGGGSPMAGGLVGALMDVMQKRSRVIHSSDEGEEGEEEDEDDEWDD